Within Cololabis saira isolate AMF1-May2022 chromosome 14, fColSai1.1, whole genome shotgun sequence, the genomic segment tggttcttgggaaccagtgtagcgatttcatgactggtgtaatgtggtccagtttcctggtgtttgtaaggactcaaCAAATATCCATCAACCAGCTAAAAGACACGTTTTCTAAAATGGATTGTGTCAGAAGCCACTGGCTTAATTTCAGGCTGGTTTCAATATTATAAGTAATATTGCTGACaaagtatacattttaagtgatcatcatcatccagcTGAGAAATCCCCAAATAAGTTGGTTATGTTAATTTCTGCTTTCTTCAGGGATCCTTATGAGGAATAAAAACTATTTTTGTTAAGGAAACTAATTGTTGTTGGATGTGTTGCAGATGGACGAGAGACGGAGTACAGGGTGGTGCAACGCCAATCATCTGCAGCTGAACACCTGCAAGACTGAGGAGATGGTGGTGGACTTCAGGAGGAGGAGAGCCAGGACTAGGGATGCTAATTATCGATTATCGATTAGTGAGCCAAACAACCGAAGACCAATCTCCTGTccggcatgttcatacttggccaataaagcttattttattctattaattcattaattgatGAATTGATGACCTTATCAACCGATTAACGATTAACTGATaagcagtgtttttcttttaaatctgagAATCCCTCAATAAGGTCTAAGAAAAATGATTTTTGCTGACATACAGAATACACAAGGCATATTATATTCCTTAGTCAAATATTTGTTTACACAAACAAAGGAAAATGAGTAGGCCTAGCCTATATAACTGAAAAAGTTCaatgaaaatgtgttttaaaggaaaatgtctgttttaaaagaaaatgtcacTGTTTTGAACTTGTATGAAGTGGCATGTTATCGTGATGTAGCTTTCTATTGTTAAGGAAGTCCAACAATCTGTTGTCAGAGCTACTAGCCGTGTTTTCAGCTCTGCTTTCTTGGCTGTATAGCGCGCCGAGAcattaaatcagctttacattCATGGAACACAGCCCAATCATAAAACGGTGATAAACTGTTATTTGGTTAATTTAATCGAGTAATTTCTTATCGACAATTCATCTAAAATCGATTCATTGTTAACATCCCTAGTTAGGACTGGACTGTCAACACAGACGGCATCCATCGTAAAGGTCAGAGTCGTCTTTACCTCCTGAGAAGACCGGGGTCCTTTAACGTCGGTAAGAAACTGCTGCTGATGTTCTAACAGTCTGTTGTGCCTAGTGTTCGCTTTTGTAATGCTGGGGTTTGTTGGAGGGGGGGGCAGTATTAAGAAGAGGGATGCTGGGCATTTGGACGGACAGGTAAGCAGGGCTGGATCTGTGGTGTCGGTGGCAGAGAGAAGGACcctggaggtgtgtgtgtgtgtgtgtgtgtgtgcagtactcgagttgtaaaaaaaaatcaggggggatggtggattttaatcatatggggacagatagtttgtgctgattacaaataatataatatattacaaataatagcagtgaccaaaacacctgcagaaatactgcaggaatgacatagcagcagttaaatgcagccttctgtaagtttaaatatccactgggcttacatcaaatacatcaaaacacaacaataaaaaacagttttctgaacttatcaatatgactcaaaaactcaaaatcttaactagaatatttgtcctatttctagttaaaatgtctcattttagtaaaacaaatctcattacacttaaaacaagacttatcactggaaaacacaacaatttttacctgtttcaagtagattttttgcttgtaataagaagataaatcttgtcccactggcagatttttctacctatttcaagtgaaatttacttgaaacaggtgaaaattgtcaaatgaattatttttctggtgatgactctaaatgttgaaatagcagtaaaaccacattcattgatgaaatgacataagggatagaAAGGAGGGatagcagttttacagggggatgattttgaccgtttttatttcagagggggatgccatcccctcatcccccctcaactccagtactgtgtgtatgtatgtatatatgtgtatgtatttatgtgtgtgtgtgtgtgtgtgtgtgtgtgtgcatggttGTATCTATCTATGTGTGTATatccatctgtgtgtgtgtatctgtctgtgtgtgtgtatctgtgtgtctgATCAGGAACCTTCACAGGACCTGGTTCAGTGGATTACCCTAATGGGTGGTGACATCCATGCCCAGCATTAACCCACTTTCAGAGCCGTGTCTACTACCCAGACACCCAGCCAGGACCTTCACAGACTGAGGGGGAGACTGGGAGGAGAAACACTaatctgtgcagcagcagcagctctggctGCGTCTCTGTCAGTAATCAGGTCTTCCTGTCTCCTGCTCACACCTCCATGTGTCCAAACTGGACTGTTGCAGGACCACCACCCGGACCAGAAGCGCTTATATCACTTTATAAGATCATATTATTAATAGTAAAGCGGTTTCACAACTTACTGGTGTCGCATAAAGCTGTTTTGAGGAGGGTTTAGTTTACCTGGACAATGAATCAACACTGGGCTGTCGGGAGGAGGAGGGCTTGGAGCCCAGGCTGTCGACGCTGCCGCTCTTCTCCATGTTCTCCCTCTCAAAGGTGTGGGTGGTGGGTGACTCCGGGGCGAGGGTTTCCACTTAGGACTGCTTTAAATCCTGTTTCTGAGAACAGCAAAACCCCACCGACAAAAGGAAGCTGCCATCTTTTCCCAGAAGCCTCCCAGTCCCGGTGACGGCTGGTGATGGAGGTGGCGCCCTCAGCCGGCCGACCCGGGCAACTGCAGCATGACTGCACAGTTCTtcataatgaaatgaaatgaaatgaaatgaaatgaaatgcaaaactaaatacaataaggcaaaataaaataaaataaaaaaattagaataaaataaaataaacaagacaaaataaaatacggtaaaataaaatgaaataaaactaaacaaaatacgttaaaataaaatagaaaaataaacaaaaccaaaTTATACGGTAAAATAAtatgaaactaaataaaataaaaatataaatatcaaacacattacatttttttgcagtttttgtcttcttctcgtactgcactacttgtattttttattccactgtatatactgtttatattttgcaatTGCATATTTCTTACctttttcctcctcctttcgttgcatgtgtgtgttgtgtgtactactgctgcacaaagcgaatttccccactgaagGATGGATAAAggactatctatctatctatctatctatcaaacAAAACGGATCCCGGGTAGGTTAAGAGACATCAGTCATGAACTAGCTTTAAAAAAAGTAGCAGGATAACTGCCCTCTCCTTGTCAGAATTGGTAGTCCCAAGTATATTTCTTAGATTTCAGGCAAAAATTCAACATTTAAACACAATTGGCAGGGCTGGGGTCAATAATTTGGAAATACAATTAATAAACTTTGCCTGTATCTGtatataggcctgtgttgaaaaaaaaaaaattgattctcatattaattcctaaaaagaTTTATATGTCtaatgattgtttttttttttttttttttttaattattatatcttcacctggtgaactttaaacCCTGTAGTCGCGTCATTTAATTCATGCatgtggtgtgaaactatcaaacaatgaacatggcgtcaagtttaatactaataatatgttgcataacagATAAGGTAATTTTGGTAAAGTTCTggatatatatgttaatatacATTGTTGTAGTACTATAAAGTACTGTATTACTAgaatatgttttgtttgtttgtcaaaTTTTGAATAGTAAACAAGGGTTTGGCGCCTAAAAGCTATGCTTCTGCCAAACCCTTTTCGTTCAGccatagtttaatttattttttctgttttgttcatgtttgttgtttttttatgatgttgctgctgaacgaaataaacaatccttcattcattcataactacagtcatgtaattaaggtaacagctcaaaaaaacatttttattaacACTTACCCAAACCGATATCTGATCAAATTGAAtagtgataatcgattctgaatcttaattggatttgattcttgacatttgaatcaatccccagtCGTAGTCGTCTCCAAAGAACACAGACACTCCGTTTTTTGCAATGACTCCCTGGGAATTTTAATGCATTAGTTTTCCAATTGATCACATGACAGTTCAAACACATGACTGGAAACTCCTCGTTTCCATGAGTGTTTGACTTCCATTAAGAACCACATATGAACCTTCAAAAAGACAATTCACAAGTAAATCTCTGTGAGCCCGTCAGTGTTTATTGAAATTAAAGATGAAATAATGTTGAATCACAtttaaaaatgaactgaattcaaactttaaatcaaaaagATGAAACTCTTTAATCATTTATACACCGAAATGAACCCGTCGTCTGTACAATTTCTAAAAAATTTGAATGGATATAAAGTCATTTGCCACACGTGGGTCAGAGGGCAAACCAAatactagaaaaaaaaacaaaacatggacaacaaaacaaaatataaaacaaacacaagtcTTTTACTTTACATATTTTTCCATAAATTTCTTGTGGAACTCCGAGCGCAGCGTGTCGTTGACGAATCGTTTCTCCTTCCGAGCCTCGTCTACTCCCTTGGCGCAGTTTTTGAACACAACATCGTCGTCCCACCTGGAACGACATTGTTGAATGAACGTGGGATAATCACCTGGTACGCTCTCAGAACCCGTCAAAGGTTTCAGCACATTGGTACCGTCTGCACGTCTGGTTGAGCCACGTACCTTCTCTTGACTCTAAATGcagtctgggtctgggtctgctgctgctgctgctgctgctgttgttgttgttgctgcccCGCCAAATTAATCAACGGGTTACCACTCAAGATGTTTTCCATTCGaatcctctcctcctccgcctTTTGCTCTCGCTCCTAAAATGGGAAGGGTAATAAATGCTCTACAAACAACACTTATAGTCATGAGCAAAAGTACCGTTGTTTAACTGCACAACCTCGCCCGTTTACATAGttattcaaaatgtatttatcttctattttatttcatcatgtaaatattgaattttagtttatgtatttttaattgtggactgcttatttttattattctattTCATTACTTGTATTTTGCACCGTGGGTCAGAGAGGACTGTAATTTAATTTGTGCCGTATGTCGAACATATAGCATATCTGACAATAAAGCTTGAAACTTAAGTGTGTGGaaagaaaaatttaaatacCAAGTCTTAAAATGAAGAGAATCTCAGATGAACAAAATCacgggacatattatggcaacTGATTTGTTAGAACTGGATCAGTAAGTCTGTTTAACAGAAGTAGTAGCCATGAAATAGTGTCTATTGACATTATCCAACATGCAGCCATCGATCGGTGCAGATTTACGACAGTGACCTGAAGGCGAAGACCGATGGGTACAAAGGTAACCGGGGGAAACACCATGTGTATTCTGCTGAGAGTCAAACATGCTTAGATTTACGCCGTCACGAAGGTTTACAGTCATTACTATCGAGGAGGGCTGATTTAAAACTGGAGTATTTTTTTAAGGGGGTGAGAAGGAGCCAGTAGCTGCAAATCACTTTCACTTGTTTACACCAAGGTCAGGATTGTGACGATCAGAGGGCGTCTTcagaaaaacatacaaacatatcAGGATGTGCAGCCTCAGCATGTCAAATGTTAAAAGTGTATGATTCTACAATTAGAGAGAGCAGACGTGTAGTTTGTTAGGAAGGATTTCTGTAAAATAACATGTACtaatttcaaaaaagaaaaagaatactcTCCCTAATAGCCGAGTGTTACAGAGTTCTCGGACGAGGTACGAGTAAAAACAAAGTAGAGATGTTTGGCCTTAATGGATATTACTACACTCGGTGAAGGATCAGGCAGCAAGTCAGGACTAACGCGTACCAACTGTCGAGCTTAGCCGTGGCTGTGATTTGGGCTTGTTCTGCAAGTTCGCAGCCGCTGCGTCAAACAAAAGTACTCCAGAGTCGATATGGGAGACCCGAGAACCGCTAAACATTAGGACAGGGGGGGTATTTACGATCTCACCTCAGAAATTGAAAAgagtttaccaatcaacatgACTCTCAGAGAACCAAGGAGAGATTTAGAGGTCGCTTACGGTGAATGggattatacaggactgtctcagaaaattagaatattgtgataaagttctttattttctgtaatgcaattaaaaaaacaaaaatgtcatacattctggattcattacaaatcaactgaaatattgcaagccttttattattttaatattgctgattatggtttacagtttaagattcccagaatattcaaattttttgagatatgatatttgagttttcttaagctgtaagccatgatcagcaatattaaaataataaaacacttgcaacatttcagttgatttgtaatgaatccagaatgtatgacatttttgtttttgtaattgcattacaggaaatcacaatattctaattttctgagacagtcctgtatacctgAATATGACTGCATACGTTACCATTGTAGTCCCTGAATCTCTTTAGCTTGTCAACTGGCATTAAAAACAGTCACCAAATACGCAAATACACAGGTAATTCCAATCTGTGGCAGTTGACTGAGATCTATCGTTTTCCTGCTGACTTTGCTTATGGCGCTTTTGTGGTTAGATTCGGCTTCATCGCAATCTTCAAACCTCAACTCTGGAGCCGCAGCaactcttgttttttctttccacaaGTATAAAATTCTTTTGGCTGTAAAATGTCTTGCAACTCTCTGCGTGATTTTCTGAAATCCATATTGATCGCTAAACTCTTCTTCTCTCCAATTTTCATGGCGAGATTGGAAACACACAAGTCTGCAGATACCCCCGTGTCGCCCCCTGACGTGATGTTTTGCACTTCTCTGGTTGTCTGCATTTTGAAACCGTACGTTCAAAAGCCAAGTGCGCTTTTAGGGCCAATTTACCAACTGTTGCTTGCCAATGCGTCTGTGGCAGGCAGGTTCTCACTTGATTGTTATGCGTGAACAACTCAATGTGACATCTCATAAGGACCAGATGATCTTTTACTAAATCCTGATACACTGAAACTTTGAATTGGAGAGGAATATTTACTTTGCGCTCTTGCTCTTCAGCCCGCTCTTTCTTAATCTTCTCAAGTTCAGCAAGCAGAGCTGCAGTGTCGTCGTCATCACTGTCCTCCTCGGagtcctcatcctcatcatcctagGAGAAAAAGAAACTGCTTTATTAAGGAGCGTCGCTGAATAGGGCCATGTACCTCTCATAAGAAGATTTAATACTCAATTTGAGTTACAATTAATAAACTGTATATAATTAGGGCAAatgttcaaatgtcaagaatcgattcgattctgattcttaagattaagAATCCATTATCAGAATTCGATTCAAGCCAATATCTATTTGCgttagttttattaaaaatgttttttcttttagttgttaCCTGAATTACAGCACATGACTGTAATGCAACATAATGggaatactagtattaaactTGATGTTaccatgttcattgtttgatagtttcacacgaCGTGCATGCATAGATTAAATGACgcaactactgggattaaagttcaccgggcttataagtaataatataaaaatgatCTTaaagacatacgaatcgatttttaggaattaatcgGAGAATAAACCTTTTTAACACagacctatatatatatatatatatatatatatatatatatatatatatatatatatatatatatatatatgtatatataaaatctTAAATAGAATTCTTTGTTTCCATTTAATCAATACAGGTTTAATACAGTTCTTACCGTTTGTTTAACAAAGATATTCATTTCCTCCTGTTAATATAAATCAGTCTATACATTTCTATAAGTTCAGATGGTGAGCTACCGTCAATGAAAGACGAGGGACGTTCAATCATTTCTACTTTACGGTGCAGGAAAACATAGTAGAATCTAGTCGGTACGTTTAACAGCAGATGTGTGTGCATCGTGAGACCAAACCCATCACTCTGAATCACGCTGTAAATGTGTAAGCCTTTGGGAACAGACACTGTAATTATGCTCGACCGTCCACTTGGAAAGTTTTAATTATCAAGTGTATTTAAAATATCAAGGGGATTTATCTAATATGTCATTCAAGCTACCGGTGTACTGAATGCTCTACAAGCTCTGTCTTTCATTGTCCCAAAAGATTACTTATGGTACGGTTTGATGGTTCAAGTCAGATTTGATCACCTGACTTTTTCATTTTGGAGTTACCTGGTAAGCAAAGACGGTGGATGTAAACACTCCTGTCAACGCTACAGTTTTCAGTCATTCCAAGTGAGCACTTACATCAGTGAGAGGGTCATCAGCATCAAGGTTGGCTGCTGGAATTTGATCAAGCCTGGGCCTCTTtgaagaagaagatgaggaTGACGTGGTGTGCTCTGGAAAGGCAACACCAATACAATAGAAGTTAGGATTAGGGAGCATTTCAGACATGTAAACAATTACTAATATTTAATAAAGACTAATAAGTGTATTCAGGTGAAACATAAAGCCAGGTGCGCTTGTCAACAAGATTACATACAAACTGCATCAGTATGCGAGATGCAGTTTTGTTGACATAAGCGTATACAAATACAGGTCCATGTGatgcaaaaaatatttcaacTGTAGTGAAAAATGTGTACAATGTTTTACTGCAGCAGCTTATCGGCATTGAGATGTTTCTGACTTTAAGTGGAACGAGAATCACTAGTGGAAGTAACAGTACTTCAACAAATACCAACTTAGCAGTCGCATTAGCAGCCTTGGTCGGTTAGGTGGTTGACTTACGGGGCTTGGTGACCACTAGTAGGAAAATATAACCATATAAAATTCATAGATATGTGATTTTACACTGGTCTGTAATGTTGGTATGCTGTGTAAATGCAATGATACGAAAGACTCATAACACCCTATTTCTAATACATCAATTAACAACATATCAGATGATGAAACTGACATATTTTGCCATTTAGTGGAAAATATAAGCTCATTTTTTGATGTCAGCATCAGATCTCAAAGAATCTGGAACTGGGGCAACAAAAGGCTGGAACATAATtggcaaaaaccaaaaacaaccagAGGAGAATTTGACAACTACTGGTAATTAGATAAACTGGCCTCAGTAACGTGATcgggtataaaagcagcagcctCTCAGATGTAAATAGGTTCAGCTTGCACATCTGGAAAGGCACCATCAATGCTGAAAATAAGGTGAGAATATAGAGTAACATATTCTCCCATCGTCTCTTTCAACGAAGGCCTTGGATATTTCCGCAAGACAATGCTAAACCC encodes:
- the cwc15 gene encoding protein CWC15 homolog, coding for MTTAARPTFEPARGGRGKGEGDLSALSKQYSSRDLPGHTKIKYRQPTQDAPEEVRARDFRRELEERERVAARDKTRERGPREHTTSSSSSSSKRPRLDQIPAANLDADDPLTDDDEDEDSEEDSDDDDTAALLAELEKIKKERAEEQERKEREQKAEEERIRMENILSGNPLINLAGQQQQQQQQQQQQQTQTQTAFRVKRRWDDDVVFKNCAKGVDEARKEKRFVNDTLRSEFHKKFMEKYVK